Proteins found in one Hyalangium minutum genomic segment:
- a CDS encoding sigma factor-like helix-turn-helix DNA-binding protein, with protein MSEVKQLQGEEGAEEGGEEGQSAERRRSKTMSRKEMARDLRRRRLAGQVDPEEGELLKTIDSQRPRTRADCVNGPRPCLFVSCKHNLYLDVNPETGSIKLNFPDKEIWELEHTCALDVAEKGGITLEEVGEIMNLTRERIRQVETRGLMKLREATEAEPPVSARKP; from the coding sequence ATGTCGGAAGTGAAGCAGCTTCAGGGCGAGGAGGGGGCGGAGGAGGGCGGGGAGGAGGGACAGTCGGCGGAGCGCCGCCGGTCGAAGACCATGTCGCGCAAGGAGATGGCGCGAGACCTGCGCCGTCGGCGGCTGGCCGGGCAGGTGGACCCCGAGGAGGGGGAGCTCCTCAAGACAATTGACTCGCAGCGGCCGCGCACCCGCGCCGACTGCGTGAACGGGCCGCGTCCGTGCCTGTTCGTGTCGTGCAAGCACAACCTCTACCTGGATGTGAACCCGGAGACGGGCTCCATCAAGCTCAACTTCCCGGACAAGGAGATCTGGGAGCTGGAGCACACCTGCGCCCTGGACGTGGCGGAGAAGGGTGGAATCACGCTCGAGGAGGTGGGGGAGATCATGAACCTCACCCGCGAGCGCATCCGCCAGGTGGAGACGCGGGGCCTGATGAAGCTGCGCGAGGCCACCGAGGCCGAGCCGCCGGTTTCCGCCCGCAAGCCCTGA
- a CDS encoding MerR family transcriptional regulator: MEAMELLGPEEIERIERDHAGGLPVRAILEIFRPRGVQLSEATFRKYVQAGLLPRSRRVGRKGKHQGSRGLYPVESVRRINAIKKMMAEGHTLEDIKRSFLFHRNHIDQLERDLASVLDGFQSELGGRPFGGDHRRTLEDELGALRRRAQDLVRDVARLGSAVTARGDETPDSQ; this comes from the coding sequence ATGGAAGCAATGGAACTGCTGGGTCCCGAGGAGATTGAGCGGATCGAGCGCGACCACGCCGGTGGCTTACCGGTTCGCGCAATCCTCGAGATCTTTCGGCCCCGGGGCGTGCAGCTCTCGGAGGCGACGTTTCGGAAGTACGTCCAGGCAGGGCTGCTGCCGCGCAGCCGCCGCGTGGGCCGCAAGGGCAAGCACCAGGGGAGCCGTGGCCTCTACCCGGTGGAGTCCGTTCGGCGCATCAACGCCATCAAGAAGATGATGGCCGAGGGGCACACGCTGGAGGACATCAAGCGGTCGTTCCTCTTTCACCGCAACCACATTGACCAGCTGGAGCGGGATCTGGCTTCAGTGTTGGATGGGTTCCAGTCAGAGCTGGGAGGCCGTCCGTTCGGCGGGGACCACCGGCGGACGCTGGAGGACGAGCTGGGCGCCCTGAGGCGCCGGGCGCAGGATTTGGTCCGGGACGTGGCACGTCTGGGCAGTGCCGTCACCGCGCGCGGAGACGAAACGCCCGATTCGCAATAG